In the genome of Piliocolobus tephrosceles isolate RC106 chromosome 20, ASM277652v3, whole genome shotgun sequence, one region contains:
- the RBCK1 gene encoding ranBP-type and C3HC4-type zinc finger-containing protein 1 isoform X5, whose amino-acid sequence MDEKTKKAEEMALSLTRAVAGGDEQVAMKCAIWLAEQRVPLNVQLKPEVSPTQDIRFLMVQNGHSSSIQPSHHRRKGRKAPFHIPLKSIAQKLYTLLPLIPMDQN is encoded by the exons ATGGACGAGAAGACCAAGAAAg CAGAGGAAATGGCCCTGAGCCTCACCCGAGCAGTGGCGGGCGGGGATGAACAGGTGGCAATGAAGTGTGCCATCTGGCTGGCAGAGCAACGGGTGCCCCTGAATGTGCAACTGAAGCCTGAGGTCTCCCCAACGCAGGACATCAG ATTCCTCATGGTGCAAAATGGCCATTCCAGCTCCATCCAGCCATCACATcacaggaggaagggaagaaaggcacCCTTCCACATTCCTCTAAAGAGCATAGCTCAAAAGTTGTACACACTTCTTCCATTAATTCCTATGGACCAGAACTGA
- the TRIB3 gene encoding tribbles homolog 3 isoform X2, which yields MVLKHLAVKNNRMSANSDHFLTPTLQQMQATPLATPADSLSRKKQLELDDNLDTEHPVQKRARRGPQPRLPPCLLPLSPPAAPDRATAVATASRLGPYVLLEPEEGGRAYRALHCPTGTEYTCKVYPIHEALAVLEPYARLPPHKHVAQPTEVLAGTQLLYAFFTRTHGDMHSLVRSCRRIPEPEAAALFRQMATALAHCHQHGLVLRDLKLCRFVFTDRERKKLVLENLEDACVLTGPDDSLWDKHACPAYVGPEILSSRASYSGKAADVWSLGVALFTMLAGHYPFQDSEPVLLFGKIRRGAYALPAGLSAPARCLVRCLLRREPAERLTATGILLHPWLQEDPIPSAPTRSHLWEADRVVPDGPGPDEAREEEGDREVVLYG from the exons ATGCAAGCCACCCCTCTGGCTACTCCTGCAGATTCCCTGTCCAGGAAGAAGCAGTTGGAGTTGGATGACAACTTAGACACCGAGCATCCCGTCCAGAAACGAGCTCGACGTGGGCCCCAGCCCAGGCTGCCCCCTTGCCTGTTGCCCCTGAGCCCACCTGCTGCTCCAGATCGTGCAACTGCTGTGGCCACTGCCTCCCGTCTTGGGCCCTATGTCCTCCTGGAGCCCGAGGAGGGCGGGCGGGCCTACCGGGCCCTGCACTGCCCTACCGGCACTGAATATACCTGCAAG GTGTACCCCATCCACGAGGCCCTGGCCGTGCTGGAGCCCTACGCACGGCTGCCCCCGCACAAGCATGTGGCTCAGCCCACTGAGGTCCTGGCTGGTACCCAGCTCCTCTATGCCTTTTTCACTCGGACCCACGGGGACATGCACAGCCTGGTGCGAAGCTGCCGCCGCATCCCTGAGCCTGAGGCTGCTGCGCTCTTCCGCCAGATGGCCACCGCCCTGGCACACTGTCACCAGCACGGTCTGGTCCTGCGTGATCTCAAGCTGTGTCGCTTTGTCTTCACTGACCGTGAGAG GAAGAAGCTGGTGCTGGAGAACCTGGAGGACGCCTGTGTGCTGACTGGGCCGGATGATTCCCTGTGGGACAAGCATGCGTGCCCAGCCTACGTGGGACCTGAGATACTCAGCTCACGGGCATCATACTCAGGCAAGGCAGCAGATGTCTGGAGCCTGGGCGTGGCGCTCTTCACCATGCTGGCAGGCCACTACCCCTTCCAGGACTCGGAGCCTGTCCTGCTCTTTGGCAAGATCCGCCGCGGGGCCTATGCCTTGCCTGCAGGCCTCTCAGCCCCTGCCCGCTGTCTGGTGCGCTGCCTCCTTCGTCGGGAGCCAGCTGAGCGGCTCACAGCCACAGGAATCCTCCTGCACCCCTGGTTGCAAGAGGACCCCATCCCCTCAGCCCCAACCAGATCCCATCTCTGGGAGGCTGACCGGGTGGTCCCTGATGGACCAGGGCCGGACGAAgccagggaagaggagggagacagagaagtggTTCTGTATGGCTAG
- the TRIB3 gene encoding tribbles homolog 3 isoform X1, with protein MQATPLATPADSLSRKKQLELDDNLDTEHPVQKRARRGPQPRLPPCLLPLSPPAAPDRATAVATASRLGPYVLLEPEEGGRAYRALHCPTGTEYTCKVYPIHEALAVLEPYARLPPHKHVAQPTEVLAGTQLLYAFFTRTHGDMHSLVRSCRRIPEPEAAALFRQMATALAHCHQHGLVLRDLKLCRFVFTDRERKKLVLENLEDACVLTGPDDSLWDKHACPAYVGPEILSSRASYSGKAADVWSLGVALFTMLAGHYPFQDSEPVLLFGKIRRGAYALPAGLSAPARCLVRCLLRREPAERLTATGILLHPWLQEDPIPSAPTRSHLWEADRVVPDGPGPDEAREEEGDREVVLYG; from the exons ATGCAAGCCACCCCTCTGGCTACTCCTGCAGATTCCCTGTCCAGGAAGAAGCAGTTGGAGTTGGATGACAACTTAGACACCGAGCATCCCGTCCAGAAACGAGCTCGACGTGGGCCCCAGCCCAGGCTGCCCCCTTGCCTGTTGCCCCTGAGCCCACCTGCTGCTCCAGATCGTGCAACTGCTGTGGCCACTGCCTCCCGTCTTGGGCCCTATGTCCTCCTGGAGCCCGAGGAGGGCGGGCGGGCCTACCGGGCCCTGCACTGCCCTACCGGCACTGAATATACCTGCAAG GTGTACCCCATCCACGAGGCCCTGGCCGTGCTGGAGCCCTACGCACGGCTGCCCCCGCACAAGCATGTGGCTCAGCCCACTGAGGTCCTGGCTGGTACCCAGCTCCTCTATGCCTTTTTCACTCGGACCCACGGGGACATGCACAGCCTGGTGCGAAGCTGCCGCCGCATCCCTGAGCCTGAGGCTGCTGCGCTCTTCCGCCAGATGGCCACCGCCCTGGCACACTGTCACCAGCACGGTCTGGTCCTGCGTGATCTCAAGCTGTGTCGCTTTGTCTTCACTGACCGTGAGAG GAAGAAGCTGGTGCTGGAGAACCTGGAGGACGCCTGTGTGCTGACTGGGCCGGATGATTCCCTGTGGGACAAGCATGCGTGCCCAGCCTACGTGGGACCTGAGATACTCAGCTCACGGGCATCATACTCAGGCAAGGCAGCAGATGTCTGGAGCCTGGGCGTGGCGCTCTTCACCATGCTGGCAGGCCACTACCCCTTCCAGGACTCGGAGCCTGTCCTGCTCTTTGGCAAGATCCGCCGCGGGGCCTATGCCTTGCCTGCAGGCCTCTCAGCCCCTGCCCGCTGTCTGGTGCGCTGCCTCCTTCGTCGGGAGCCAGCTGAGCGGCTCACAGCCACAGGAATCCTCCTGCACCCCTGGTTGCAAGAGGACCCCATCCCCTCAGCCCCAACCAGATCCCATCTCTGGGAGGCTGACCGGGTGGTCCCTGATGGACCAGGGCCGGACGAAgccagggaagaggagggagacagagaagtggTTCTGTATGGCTAG